Proteins encoded within one genomic window of Lynx canadensis isolate LIC74 chromosome B4, mLynCan4.pri.v2, whole genome shotgun sequence:
- the LOC115518712 gene encoding olfactory receptor 9K2-like, producing the protein MGDKGAGNHSDVTDFILVGFRVHPELHILLFLLFLLVYGMVLLGNISMMTIIVTDSQLNTPMYFFLGNLSFIDLSYSTVIAPKAMVNFLSEKKTVSFVGCAAQLFFFAFFIVTEGFVLAAMAYDRFIAICNPLLYSVHMSRRLCTQLVAGSYLCGWLSSILQVSTTFSVSFCASRVIDHFYCDSYQIERISCSNLSVNKMVSLSLAAFIILPTIVVIVVSYMYIGTTVLKIPSSEGRRKAFSTCSSHLGVVSLLYGTVSFVYLTPPSNPELRKVASVFYILVTPMLNPLIYSLRNKDVKQALGKILWKKKLQAFSNLFPLSYNLNSDLVCHRG; encoded by the exons ATGGGTGACAAGGGAGCAGGCAACCACTCAGATGTAACTGACTTCATTCTTGTAGGCTTCAGGGTTCATCCAGAGCTCCacattctcctcttcctcctattCCTGCTGGTCTATGGCATGGTTCTTTTGGGGAACATTAGTATGATGACAATCATTGTGACTGACTCCCAGCTGAACACACCAATGTATTTCTTTCTAGGCAATCTCTCCTTCATTGACCTCTCCTACTCCACTGTTATTGCCCCGAAAGCCATGGTCAACTTCCTGTCTGAGAAAAAGACTGTCTCCTTTGTGGGGTGTGCTGCCCAGCTCTTCTTTTTTGCCTTCTTCATTGTAACAGAAGGGTTTGTTCTGGCagccatggcctatgaccgcttcATCGCCATTTGCAACCCTCTTCTTTACAGTGTGCACATGTCAAGACGACTTTGCACTCAGCTGGTGGCTGGTTCCTATCTCTGTGGATGGCTCAGTTCCATCCTCCAAGTCAGCACAACATTCTCAGTGTCTTTCTGTGCTTCCCGAGTCATTGATCACTTCTACTGTGATTCTTACCAAATTGAGAGGATCTCCTGCTCCAATCTCTCTGTCAATAAGATGGTGTCTCTTAGTTTGGCTGCCTTCATTATTTTGCCTACCATAGTTGTTATTGTAGTATCTTACATGTACATTGGGACCACAGTCTTGAAAATCCCTTCCagtgaagggagaaggaaagcctTCTCCACCTGCAGCTCCCATTTGGGAGTGGTAAGTTTGCTCTATGGGACTGTCTCCTTTGTGTATCTCACACCTCCAAGCAATCCTGAACTGCGTAAAGTGGcttcagtattttatatattggtCACACCCATGTTAAACCCTCTGATCTACTCTCTAAGGAACAAAGATGTCAAACAAGCTTTGGGAAAAATCCTGTGGAAGAAAAAA CTCCAAGCATTTTCAAACCTTTTTCCCCTTTCCTACAATTTAAATTCTGATTTAGTGTGCCATAGAGGCTGA